The Solibacillus sp. FSL R7-0682 genome includes a window with the following:
- a CDS encoding IPT/TIG domain-containing protein, producing MKKNNYVRTILIVMALIISSILPYSASASNLVGSDLVNITKTVDVTSLVEGDIANVTISVKGTPKDSTYVRPNDVILIIDKSGSMEQDNRINAAKDATKEFIDLMDLTKHQVGIVDFASSAPSYPLTTDATAAKNYVDTIQSGGGTATGEAVRAATAMLANHRPEAQPTIVILTDGAANNTSDALASANAAKDAGIIFYSIALLGPNEDPTASAPNQLLKDMATSRDHHHFVLGSVGLSDVYKRIVEEIGLASAYNVKLTDTISPEFEIVPGSYDNNIPKPEVTGNTLEWNIQELKSKELTFTYQIRAKTTTKVGKYLLGTTSATFEDHQKVNYTVNTNNPMINVLNPAPIITSINPEMGLTTGGEEVTITGQNFLPGAKVYFGTNQATVLSESSNEIVVKTPLGVQGTVEVKVVNTDNQFAIGSFMYYADPTISYVTPAEGKMEGGNQVSVIGSNFLNGAKVYINGVEADTSFSTKAKLYVIVPESNTDGLVSVKVVNPDGTKVEKADAYNYLTPPPAPVIQLDSLSATSGKLTGGESIYLLGKNFDNKVKVYFGDKEAIVNYYANSSKIRVNAPQSDSEGFVTVKVVNPDGSFSELTNAYEYLAPPPAPAPEISYLSETSLLTGEQKTIYLFGNNIAPNAKVYLDDEEIVMDFVTNSKVRIKIPVSMEAKTVDVKLENPDGQSAILAGGFTYEEPAMDPAPTITSLSSNSGTISGGEVVTITGTNFKSGAKVYFGDKAAVISSIYNTEIKVKAPASTIIGLVSVKVVNADQQEVILNDGYNYVPVPITVTSLSVTSGSVIGGNLVTVYGTNFNNLMTVTVDGQEVAYTYLATNRIRIKMPTANAAGTVDITVGRAGAQASIQYTYN from the coding sequence ATGAAGAAAAATAATTACGTAAGAACTATACTTATCGTTATGGCTCTTATAATAAGTTCTATTTTACCGTATTCTGCAAGTGCATCGAACCTTGTAGGAAGTGATCTTGTGAATATCACAAAAACAGTCGATGTGACAAGTCTAGTAGAAGGCGATATTGCAAATGTCACAATATCAGTTAAGGGAACTCCAAAGGATTCCACATATGTTAGACCTAATGATGTTATTTTAATTATTGATAAATCCGGAAGTATGGAACAGGATAATCGTATAAATGCAGCTAAAGATGCAACAAAAGAGTTCATTGATCTAATGGATTTAACGAAACATCAAGTAGGGATTGTTGATTTTGCCTCTTCTGCACCCTCGTACCCATTAACAACTGATGCAACGGCTGCAAAGAATTATGTGGATACAATTCAATCAGGCGGGGGAACAGCAACAGGTGAAGCAGTTAGAGCAGCTACGGCGATGCTTGCGAATCATCGCCCAGAAGCACAACCAACAATCGTTATTCTAACAGATGGTGCAGCAAATAACACATCTGATGCATTAGCAAGTGCTAATGCAGCTAAAGATGCAGGAATTATTTTTTACTCTATTGCATTATTGGGGCCAAATGAAGACCCAACTGCTAGTGCACCTAACCAATTGCTAAAAGATATGGCTACATCGAGAGACCATCACCATTTTGTACTTGGTTCAGTAGGCTTATCTGATGTGTACAAAAGAATTGTTGAAGAAATTGGATTAGCAAGCGCATATAATGTGAAACTAACAGACACGATTTCACCTGAATTCGAAATCGTTCCTGGGTCATATGACAATAATATACCTAAACCTGAAGTTACTGGAAATACATTAGAATGGAATATACAAGAATTAAAGTCGAAGGAACTAACGTTTACTTATCAAATTCGAGCAAAGACAACAACGAAAGTTGGAAAATACTTACTAGGTACTACTTCAGCAACCTTTGAAGATCATCAAAAAGTAAACTATACAGTAAACACTAACAATCCAATGATTAATGTCCTGAATCCAGCACCAATTATTACTTCTATTAATCCCGAGATGGGGTTAACGACTGGTGGGGAAGAAGTTACAATTACAGGACAAAACTTTCTACCAGGAGCTAAAGTATACTTTGGCACAAATCAAGCAACGGTTCTTTCTGAATCCTCAAATGAGATTGTGGTGAAGACGCCTCTTGGTGTTCAAGGGACAGTTGAAGTGAAAGTAGTCAATACAGATAATCAATTCGCAATCGGATCATTTATGTATTACGCTGATCCAACAATTTCTTATGTAACACCAGCAGAAGGTAAGATGGAAGGTGGCAATCAGGTATCTGTCATCGGTTCTAACTTCTTAAATGGGGCTAAAGTATATATAAATGGAGTAGAGGCCGATACAAGTTTTAGTACAAAAGCAAAACTTTATGTCATTGTCCCAGAATCGAATACAGATGGACTCGTTTCAGTGAAAGTAGTCAATCCAGATGGCACAAAAGTGGAAAAAGCGGATGCTTATAATTATTTAACGCCACCGCCTGCACCTGTTATTCAATTAGATAGTCTTTCTGCTACATCTGGGAAATTAACTGGCGGAGAATCTATTTATCTTCTAGGAAAAAACTTTGATAACAAGGTAAAAGTTTATTTTGGTGATAAAGAGGCTATTGTAAACTATTATGCGAACTCTTCTAAAATTCGCGTTAATGCGCCACAATCCGATTCTGAAGGATTTGTGACAGTGAAAGTGGTTAATCCAGATGGTTCTTTTTCTGAACTAACAAATGCATACGAATATTTAGCACCGCCACCAGCTCCTGCTCCAGAGATTAGCTATTTGTCTGAAACGAGCTTATTAACAGGGGAGCAAAAGACTATTTATTTATTTGGAAATAATATTGCTCCAAACGCTAAAGTCTATTTGGATGACGAGGAAATTGTGATGGACTTTGTCACAAATTCTAAAGTTCGAATCAAAATCCCTGTGAGTATGGAAGCTAAGACTGTTGATGTAAAACTAGAAAATCCAGATGGACAATCTGCTATTTTAGCAGGAGGGTTTACTTATGAAGAACCAGCCATGGATCCTGCGCCGACGATTACATCTCTTTCAAGCAACTCAGGAACAATTTCTGGTGGTGAAGTTGTTACAATTACAGGAACTAATTTTAAAAGTGGAGCGAAAGTTTATTTTGGAGACAAAGCGGCTGTAATAAGTTCAATATATAACACAGAAATTAAAGTAAAGGCACCTGCTTCTACTATTATCGGTCTGGTATCCGTAAAGGTTGTTAATGCTGACCAACAGGAAGTAATCCTTAATGATGGATATAACTATGTACCTGTTCCTATTACTGTTACAAGTTTATCTGTCACAAGTGGTTCAGTCATAGGTGGCAACTTAGTCACTGTTTATGGTACTAACTTCAATAATTTAATGACTGTAACTGTTGATGGACAGGAAGTAGCTTATACTTACCTTGCAACAAATCGTATCCGTATCAAAATGCCAACTGCTAACGCAGCAGGCACAGTTGATATTACGGTAGGTAGAGCGGGGGCACAAGCTTCTATCCAATATACTTACAATTAA
- a CDS encoding acylneuraminate cytidylyltransferase family protein: protein MKPTFLAVIPARGGSKGIPRKNIREIAGKPLIAWSIEEAKKSKYITKLILSSDDKEIIDVAKQYGCEAPFVRPKALAADETPGVDPILHAIEQCPGYDYVVVLQPTSPLRTVENIDGAIEMLLAKKKDFCVSVTESNQSPYWMYNLNVNGMMDPVIKQPNFAVRRQDLTPAFYLNGAVYVAKTKRFKITNSFLTNETLGYVMSENQSFDIDTEEDFIQCEQILRDCKSKK, encoded by the coding sequence ATGAAACCAACCTTTTTAGCCGTCATTCCTGCCAGAGGTGGGTCAAAAGGTATTCCAAGAAAAAATATTAGAGAGATAGCAGGAAAGCCGCTTATTGCTTGGTCGATTGAAGAAGCAAAAAAATCTAAGTATATAACAAAATTAATTTTATCTTCAGATGATAAAGAAATTATAGACGTTGCAAAGCAATATGGATGTGAAGCACCTTTTGTCAGACCGAAAGCATTAGCGGCAGATGAAACACCCGGTGTAGATCCTATCTTACATGCAATTGAACAATGCCCAGGGTATGATTATGTGGTAGTTTTGCAACCGACATCTCCACTTCGAACGGTTGAAAATATAGATGGAGCTATTGAAATGTTGCTTGCGAAAAAAAAGGATTTTTGTGTTAGTGTAACCGAATCAAACCAATCACCCTATTGGATGTATAATTTAAATGTAAACGGGATGATGGATCCAGTTATAAAACAACCTAACTTTGCTGTACGTAGGCAAGATTTAACACCAGCATTTTACCTTAACGGGGCAGTCTATGTAGCCAAAACTAAAAGATTCAAAATAACAAATTCATTTTTAACTAATGAAACGCTAGGATACGTAATGTCTGAAAACCAATCATTTGATATAGACACAGAAGAAGATTTTATACAATGTGAGCAAATACTTAGAGATTGTAAAAGTAAAAAGTAG
- a CDS encoding nucleotidyltransferase family protein, giving the protein MKRWINILIDKNTTLLETMKIIDDSSLQFAVVVDDANYLLGTVTDGDIRRGILRGEGLDVPIKQVMNPSPITASIENTYSDCLNLLKKHKLKQLPIVDMDNRIVDIIFADEDPVAKSNGNSVILMAGGLGTRLRPLTENIPKPMLNVGEKPILETIIEGFKRYGFTNFILSVNYKKEIIQNYFQDGSALGVSITYIEEEKRMGTAGPLSLLKKKPTSPFFVMNGDLLTQVNFEQLLRFHEDTDAVATMCVREYEYQIPYGVIETDGQQLISIKEKPLQRSFVNAGIYVLSPEILDYIPQNEFYDMPELFKLLMEKQRNVSVFPVREYWLDIGHIADFERADDEYSSYFNQVECK; this is encoded by the coding sequence ATGAAAAGATGGATAAATATCCTAATAGATAAAAATACGACACTATTAGAAACAATGAAAATCATTGATGATTCTTCTCTGCAATTTGCAGTAGTTGTAGATGACGCAAATTATTTACTAGGTACTGTAACCGATGGAGATATTCGAAGAGGTATTTTAAGAGGTGAAGGATTAGATGTACCAATTAAACAGGTCATGAACCCCTCGCCAATCACCGCAAGTATCGAAAATACATACAGTGATTGTTTAAACTTACTGAAAAAACATAAATTAAAGCAACTACCGATTGTTGATATGGATAATCGAATTGTTGATATTATTTTTGCAGATGAGGACCCAGTTGCTAAAAGTAATGGGAATTCTGTTATTTTAATGGCGGGTGGCCTAGGTACACGCTTGCGTCCGTTAACAGAAAACATCCCAAAACCAATGCTGAATGTTGGTGAAAAGCCAATATTAGAAACTATTATTGAGGGTTTTAAACGATACGGTTTTACTAATTTTATCTTATCTGTCAATTATAAAAAAGAAATCATTCAAAATTATTTTCAGGATGGGTCAGCTCTAGGAGTATCAATTACTTATATAGAAGAAGAGAAAAGAATGGGAACGGCTGGACCTTTATCTTTGTTAAAGAAAAAGCCTACTAGTCCTTTCTTTGTTATGAATGGTGATTTGCTAACACAAGTAAATTTTGAACAGCTTTTACGTTTTCACGAAGATACGGATGCAGTAGCGACGATGTGTGTACGTGAATATGAGTATCAAATCCCATATGGTGTGATCGAAACCGATGGGCAACAGTTGATTTCAATTAAAGAAAAGCCTTTGCAACGTAGTTTTGTGAATGCTGGAATCTATGTATTGAGCCCGGAAATATTAGATTATATCCCACAAAATGAATTTTACGATATGCCAGAATTGTTTAAACTACTAATGGAAAAACAAAGAAATGTTTCGGTATTCCCAGTGCGTGAATATTGGTTAGATATTGGACATATAGCTGACTTTGAACGAGCCGATGATGAGTATAGCAGTTATTTCAACCAGGTGGAATGTAAATAA
- a CDS encoding acetyltransferase, with the protein MNNPIIILGNGGHASVLTEILLLQGRKILGFTAPEEQRNSYGLGYLGTDEMIRTFNPEKVDLVLGLGTVNISYVRQSIFEDLKNQGYTFATCIHPTAIISATARLAEGVQVMAGAIVQPHVRIGENTIINTGSIIEHDCVIGSHIHIAPGTTISGSVIIGNGSHIGTGSSIIQGIEIGGNSLIGAGAVVISNIGTNKKAIGVPAKEV; encoded by the coding sequence ATGAATAATCCGATAATCATATTAGGTAATGGTGGTCATGCTTCAGTACTAACTGAGATATTGTTACTTCAGGGGAGAAAAATCTTAGGTTTTACAGCACCCGAAGAACAAAGGAATTCTTATGGTTTAGGTTACCTTGGAACGGATGAAATGATAAGGACGTTTAATCCGGAGAAAGTAGATCTAGTTTTAGGATTAGGTACTGTAAATATTTCGTATGTTCGTCAAAGTATTTTTGAAGATCTGAAAAATCAAGGATATACATTTGCAACATGTATTCACCCAACTGCCATCATTTCTGCTACAGCGAGACTAGCAGAAGGGGTTCAAGTAATGGCGGGTGCAATTGTACAACCACATGTGCGAATTGGAGAAAATACAATTATTAATACAGGGTCAATTATTGAACATGATTGTGTAATCGGGTCCCATATACATATAGCCCCAGGCACGACTATTTCGGGGAGTGTTATTATAGGTAACGGTTCCCATATCGGTACGGGTAGTTCTATTATTCAAGGTATCGAAATTGGGGGTAATTCCCTTATAGGTGCAGGAGCTGTCGTTATTTCAAATATAGGTACAAATAAAAAAGCTATTGGAGTACCTGCAAAGGAAGTGTAA
- the neuB gene encoding N-acetylneuraminate synthase, whose protein sequence is MNQSTYIIAEAGVNHNGSFEMAKELIRVAKEAGADAVKFQTFRAENLVTKEAKQAEYQVENLGEATSQYQMLKKLELSFEEFKLLNDFCNEIGIEFLSTPFDYDSVDFLVDGLQMQTVKIPSGELTNSPFLHYIATKQKKMIISTGMATIDEIHEALSFVAYGLAKPEANVSIDNVHSFYKTNEAKAILQKYVTVLHCTTEYPAPFETINLKAMNQLSEELGLSLGFSDHSQGITIPIAATSMGATIIEKHFTLDRALPGPDHVASLEPAELTAMVEGIRQVERALGTGFKQPTENEMKNRVAARKSIVASVNIKQGEVLKKSNITIKRPGNGISPSNYWSILGKKANRFYQKDEQIDE, encoded by the coding sequence ATGAATCAATCTACTTATATAATCGCTGAAGCGGGAGTTAATCATAATGGCTCTTTCGAAATGGCCAAAGAGTTAATAAGAGTTGCTAAAGAAGCGGGTGCAGATGCTGTTAAATTTCAAACATTTCGTGCGGAAAATTTAGTAACGAAAGAAGCAAAGCAGGCAGAATATCAAGTGGAAAATTTGGGAGAAGCCACATCGCAATATCAAATGTTAAAAAAACTTGAACTTTCATTTGAAGAATTTAAATTATTAAATGATTTTTGTAATGAAATAGGGATTGAATTTTTGTCTACGCCGTTTGATTACGATAGCGTGGATTTTTTAGTTGATGGTTTACAGATGCAAACCGTTAAAATTCCTTCTGGTGAGTTAACCAATTCTCCGTTCCTTCATTATATTGCGACCAAGCAAAAGAAAATGATTATTTCTACTGGTATGGCAACTATTGATGAAATCCATGAGGCCCTATCCTTTGTCGCTTATGGCTTAGCAAAACCAGAAGCCAATGTTTCCATTGATAATGTGCATTCTTTTTACAAAACAAATGAGGCAAAGGCTATTTTGCAAAAATATGTAACCGTTCTTCATTGTACAACCGAATATCCAGCTCCTTTTGAAACAATTAATTTAAAAGCTATGAATCAACTATCTGAAGAACTAGGATTATCATTAGGTTTTTCAGATCATTCACAAGGAATTACCATACCAATTGCTGCAACTAGCATGGGGGCAACTATTATAGAGAAACATTTTACATTAGACCGAGCATTACCAGGCCCAGATCATGTAGCTTCATTAGAGCCCGCAGAGTTAACGGCGATGGTAGAAGGTATTCGTCAAGTTGAACGTGCTTTAGGGACTGGTTTTAAACAACCTACAGAAAATGAAATGAAAAATCGTGTAGCGGCAAGAAAGAGTATTGTGGCAAGTGTAAATATTAAACAAGGTGAAGTGTTAAAGAAATCAAATATTACCATTAAAAGACCTGGTAATGGCATTTCTCCGTCAAATTATTGGTCTATTTTAGGTAAAAAGGCTAATCGATTTTATCAAAAGGATGAACAGATTGATGAATAA
- the neuC gene encoding UDP-N-acetylglucosamine 2-epimerase, protein MKRKICVVTGTRAEYGLLFNLMRAIQQSAEFELQLVVTGMHLSSEFGLTYKQIEADGFAIDEKVEMLLSSDSATGIAKSIGLATIGFSDAYERLQPDLLLILGDRFEMLAAAQTALVMQIPIAHLHGGECTFGAYDDAIRHSITKMSTWHFTSTASHRKRVIQLGESPKRVWNVGAVGIENILKLPLLTRDRLFTNLKLNIDQPMFLITYHPETNLQTNGVYSLLKALSNYTNVNLVFTKANADNGGREINKAIEKFVSQHENAMAFDSLGQQRYLSAVKYANVVIGNSSSGLIEVPYLHTPTVNCGDRQAGREKPSSVFDCRLEATEIEKAIEAALLYTGPYDQIFGDGHVVERIMNHLREISSFTLQKEFYNL, encoded by the coding sequence GTGAAACGAAAAATATGTGTTGTGACAGGGACACGTGCTGAGTATGGGCTACTATTCAATTTAATGCGAGCTATCCAACAGTCAGCAGAATTTGAGTTACAGTTAGTTGTGACAGGTATGCATTTATCTTCTGAATTCGGCTTAACGTATAAACAAATTGAAGCAGATGGTTTTGCTATAGATGAAAAGGTAGAGATGTTGCTGTCCTCAGATTCAGCAACAGGCATCGCAAAATCTATTGGATTAGCGACAATAGGATTTTCTGATGCATACGAGAGATTGCAGCCAGATTTACTTTTAATCCTTGGAGATCGTTTTGAAATGCTAGCAGCGGCTCAAACTGCACTTGTAATGCAAATTCCAATAGCTCATCTTCATGGTGGAGAATGTACTTTTGGTGCTTATGATGATGCAATTCGTCATTCAATTACAAAAATGTCAACATGGCATTTTACGAGTACAGCATCACATCGAAAAAGAGTTATTCAGCTTGGTGAAAGCCCTAAACGAGTTTGGAATGTAGGCGCAGTTGGTATTGAAAATATATTGAAGCTTCCATTGCTCACTCGGGACAGGTTATTTACAAACCTAAAACTAAATATAGATCAGCCAATGTTTTTAATTACCTATCATCCAGAAACAAATCTTCAAACAAATGGAGTTTATTCATTATTAAAAGCTTTAAGTAATTATACAAATGTCAATTTAGTCTTTACAAAAGCAAATGCAGATAATGGAGGTAGGGAAATTAATAAGGCTATTGAAAAATTTGTGTCGCAGCATGAAAATGCAATGGCCTTTGATTCATTAGGGCAGCAAAGATATCTAAGTGCAGTGAAATATGCGAATGTTGTAATAGGGAATTCATCTAGTGGTTTAATTGAAGTACCGTATTTACATACACCGACTGTGAACTGTGGAGATAGACAAGCAGGACGTGAAAAACCTAGCTCGGTATTCGATTGTCGATTAGAAGCCACCGAAATAGAAAAAGCAATTGAGGCAGCGCTATTATATACAGGTCCATATGATCAAATTTTTGGAGACGGACATGTCGTAGAGAGAATTATGAATCATTTAAGAGAAATTTCATCTTTTACGCTACAAAAGGAGTTTTATAATCTATGA